Within Thermus sp. CCB_US3_UF1, the genomic segment GTCCCCGCCACCAGGTAAGCGTGTTCCCGGGAAAGGGGGCTGGAGTCCCGGTGGGGCAGGAAGAGGGCGTGGACCCTATCGGGGCCCAGGGCCCGCACGGCCAGGGCCAGGGTGGTGGCGGAGTCCACGCCCCCCGAGACCGCCACCAGGGCCCTCTCGTACCCCCGCCAGGCCAGCTCCTCCCGCAGGAAGCGGGTGAGGAAGTCCGCCACCAGGGGCCAGTTGAGTTCCAACACCTCCTGCGCCTTGGGGGCCTCAAGAATCCGCATGCTGCCTCCCGTTCAGCACCCGCTTTAGGTCGGGAAGGAGGAGGGGAAGGCCTGCCTCGAGGTCCGAAAGGAGCGGGCTGTCGTACCGCACCGGGGGGATCCTCTCCCGGTCCAGGTGGAAGAGGAGGGCCGCTTCCTCAAAGAGGGGGGCCTCGGCCAGAATCCGCCCCTCGGGGCCCACCACCAGGCTCCCCCCGCTCATGCCCTTGCCCGCCTCAAACCCCACCAGGCTAGCCAGGATCACGTAAAGCCCGTGCTCCGCCGCCACCGCCCGGGCCAGGGTGCGCCAGCGCTCCACGTTCTCCGGCCGCTCCCCCTGGAAGCCCCGGGCCGGGCTGGCCGAGGGCACGTAGATCACCTCCGCCCCGTCCAGGGCGGCGATGGCCGCGGTGACGGAGTGCCAGAAATCCTCGCAGATGAGGATGGCTGCCCGGCCAAAGCGGGTGGGGAAGGCCTCCACCCGCCGCCCCCGGGCCAGGTAGCGCTCCTCGTCAAAGACCCCATAGGTGGGCAGGAAGACCTTGCGGTGCACGTGGACGATGCGGTGGGGCAGCTCCAGGTAGGCGGCGCTGTTGTAGTAGGCCCCCTCGTCCCGCTCGTAAAAGCCCACCACCAGGTCCAAAAGGCCCAGGTCCTCCCAGCCCGCCTGTTGGTAGACCCCGGAGAGGAGCTCCAGAAGCTCAAAGCGGGTCAGGGCCAGCTCCCTAACCCCCCCCTGGAGGAAGTAGCCCGTAAGGGCCGCTTCGGGCAGGACCACCACCTCGGGGGCGTAGGGGCGGAGGGCCTTCAGGTGCTCGGCCAGGCGGGAGAGGTTCTCCCTAAGCCTCGCCTTCTCCGGCCGGAACTGGAGTAGGGCATGCCGGGCCACGCCCTTATCCTAAACCCCGGCGGGGGCCAAACCGGGCTCCAGGTAAAGCTTGGGGTCGGCCTGGGGGAAGGGGTTGTCCTGCTCCTCCAAGGCCCTTAGCTCCTCGGGGGAAACCCCCTGGAGGAGGCGGAAGAAGCGCTCGGCGTGGGCGCGGTAGCGCTCCTCGGCGTAGGCCTTGGCCTGGCCGGTGTCGATCAGGAAGGGCCAGTCGGAGGCCTCGAGGAGGAGGAGTTCCCGCATGGCCTGCTGCAGCACCTTAGGGGGCAGGCTCCCCTGCCGGACCGCCTCCCGCATGGCCCCCTCCGCCCGGTAGACCAGGCGCCAGTAGTCCAGGGTGGCCGGGTTGAGCCAGACCCGGTGGTCCCCCCCCCGGCCCCAGGACCCCTCGGGCAGGGCGGTGCGCACCGCCTTACCCTGGACCGCCTCCTTGGCCGTCACCGCCTCCACCCCCGGGGTTCTGGCCAGGAGGCGGAGGACCTCCTCCAACCAGGCCATCCCCTCGTACCACCAGTGGCCGAAGAGCTCGGCATCGTAGGCGGAAAGGATCACCCCTTCCGGGTGGGCCCGGGAAAGCCCCTCCACCAAGGCGGCGAAATGGGCCGCGTGCTCCTTGGTCTTGGCAAAGGCCGCCTCGGGGTCGTAAGGGGCCTTTTGGGCAAGGTCGGCCTGGCGGTGGGTGACCCGCCAATGGTGCAGGCCGGAAAGGGGGTCCTTGCGGTGGAACTCCCGGTAAAGCCCCTCCCCCGGGTAGCCGTGGTCGGCGCTCCAGACCTGGAGGGCCGTTTCCTGGTTGCGGGCCAGGACCCTGAGGCCACTTTCCAGCTCGTGCACGTAATAGGTGGCCTCGGTGCTTTCCACCGGCCCCAAGGAGGCCTCCCCGTAAGGGGAAAGGGGCCTTCCGCCCTGGACCAGGTGGGCGTCCACGAAGGTGTAGCGGATCCCCGCCCGCATGAGGACCTCGTCCACCCCTGCCCGGAACCCTTCCGGCGCCCCCTCCACGGGAGGCTTCCAAGGGCCCCTAGGCCGGTAGGCCATCTCGGGGAGCCAGAAGCCCGTGGGGTCCTTGGCGAAGTGGCGGCGATAGGTGCTCATCCCCGTCTTCACCTGGGCCCACAGGGCCCCGTCGTGGCCCAGGAGGGGGGAGTAGCCGTGGGTGGCGTTGCTGGTAAGGAGCTCCACCTGGCCCCGGTCCTGGGCCCGCCGGAAGGCGGCGAGGAGGTCCCCCCCCAAGGCGTGGAAGTGGTCCAGGGTAAGCTCCCAAAAGGCCACCTGGTGGCGGGCGCTTTTCTCCAACTCCGTGCCGCCATAGCGCAGGTAGTCGCTTTGGGCCCGCTCCAGGCGGTCCTTGGCGTAGGCCAGGAAGCCGGCCTTCACCCTCGCATCCGCCAGCTGCTCGGCCAGGATGGGGGTGATGCCCAGGGTGAGGCGGGCCTCCACCCCCTCCTGCCAAAGCCTTTCCAGGGCCCGGAGGAGGGGGAGGTAGGTTTCGGCCATGGCCTCGTACAGGGTCTCCTCCCCAAAGGGCCACATCCCGTGGGCCCGCACGTAGGGGAGGTGGGCGTGGAGGACCAGGGCGAGGCGCGCCATGGGCCTAGCGTACCACGGTGCCCTCCCCCGCCAGGGCCCGCTGGATGGGGGCCTCCACCCGGCCATCGGCGAAGACCACCCGCCTCACCCCTCCCCTCACGGCCTCCACCGCCCCCATGACCTTGCGCTTCATCCGCCCTTGGGCCAGGGCCAGGTAGGCGGGCTCCTCCACCCTCTCCACCGGGATCTCCCGCACCAGGCTTCCCTCATCGGGGTAGTGGGCCAGGAGCCCGGGCACGTTGGAGAGGTAGACCAGGGCCTCGGCCCCGTAAGCGGTGGCCAGGAGGGCCGCCACCTGGTCCCCGTCGGTGTTGATGGCCTCGCCCTCGTAGCTGATGGCCGGGGGGGTGATCACCGGCAGGTAGCCGGCCTCGAGGAGGAGGTCCAAAAGGGCCCGGTTCACCCGCTCCACCGTGCCGGTGTAGTCCCCGCGGTGGATCTTCACCTTGCCGTCCTCCACGTACTTCACCGCGGTTTTGCGCCGCCCCTCCAGAAGCCTGCCGTCCAGGCCGGAAAGGCCTATGGCGTTCACCCCCTCCTTCTGCAGGAGCTCCACCAGGCGCTTGTTCCTCAGGCCGCAGTAGACCATGAGGAAGATGTCCAGGGTCTTGGGGTCGGTCAGGCGGCTCACCTGCCCCCCGGGATGGGTGAGGAACCGGGGCGGGTGGCCCAGGGCCTCGGCCACCCTGTTGGTCTCGGCGCTTCCCCCGTGGACCAGGAGGAGGCGCACCCCCTCCTTCCAGAGGGCGGCGGCGTCCTGGGCCACGGCCTGGTAGTCAATCCCCTCCGCACCCCCCACCTTCACCACGATCATGGGCACCTCCTAAGGGTGCAGGCCCGGGAAGTCCAGGCCCAGGGTTTCCGGCCAGCCCATGCGGACGTTGAGGGCCTGGAGGGCGTGGCCGGCGGTGCCCTTCACCAGGTTGTCAATGGCCGCCATCACCACCAGCCGCCCGGTGTCCTCCTCCAACTCAAAGCCGATGTCCGCGTAGTTGGTCCCCTGGACGAAGCGGGGGTCGGGGTAGCGGTGCACGCCCTTCTTCTGCTTGACCAGGCGGACGAAGGGCTCGCCCCCGTAGGCCTCGCGGTAGGCCTGCCACACGTCCCGCTCGCTCC encodes:
- a CDS encoding nitrilase-related carbon-nitrogen hydrolase is translated as MARHALLQFRPEKARLRENLSRLAEHLKALRPYAPEVVVLPEAALTGYFLQGGVRELALTRFELLELLSGVYQQAGWEDLGLLDLVVGFYERDEGAYYNSAAYLELPHRIVHVHRKVFLPTYGVFDEERYLARGRRVEAFPTRFGRAAILICEDFWHSVTAAIAALDGAEVIYVPSASPARGFQGERPENVERWRTLARAVAAEHGLYVILASLVGFEAGKGMSGGSLVVGPEGRILAEAPLFEEAALLFHLDRERIPPVRYDSPLLSDLEAGLPLLLPDLKRVLNGRQHADS
- a CDS encoding [LysW]-aminoadipate kinase translates to MIVVKVGGAEGIDYQAVAQDAAALWKEGVRLLLVHGGSAETNRVAEALGHPPRFLTHPGGQVSRLTDPKTLDIFLMVYCGLRNKRLVELLQKEGVNAIGLSGLDGRLLEGRRKTAVKYVEDGKVKIHRGDYTGTVERVNRALLDLLLEAGYLPVITPPAISYEGEAINTDGDQVAALLATAYGAEALVYLSNVPGLLAHYPDEGSLVREIPVERVEEPAYLALAQGRMKRKVMGAVEAVRGGVRRVVFADGRVEAPIQRALAGEGTVVR
- a CDS encoding 1,4-alpha-glucan branching protein, with amino-acid sequence MARLALVLHAHLPYVRAHGMWPFGEETLYEAMAETYLPLLRALERLWQEGVEARLTLGITPILAEQLADARVKAGFLAYAKDRLERAQSDYLRYGGTELEKSARHQVAFWELTLDHFHALGGDLLAAFRRAQDRGQVELLTSNATHGYSPLLGHDGALWAQVKTGMSTYRRHFAKDPTGFWLPEMAYRPRGPWKPPVEGAPEGFRAGVDEVLMRAGIRYTFVDAHLVQGGRPLSPYGEASLGPVESTEATYYVHELESGLRVLARNQETALQVWSADHGYPGEGLYREFHRKDPLSGLHHWRVTHRQADLAQKAPYDPEAAFAKTKEHAAHFAALVEGLSRAHPEGVILSAYDAELFGHWWYEGMAWLEEVLRLLARTPGVEAVTAKEAVQGKAVRTALPEGSWGRGGDHRVWLNPATLDYWRLVYRAEGAMREAVRQGSLPPKVLQQAMRELLLLEASDWPFLIDTGQAKAYAEERYRAHAERFFRLLQGVSPEELRALEEQDNPFPQADPKLYLEPGLAPAGV